A single window of Psychromonas ingrahamii 37 DNA harbors:
- a CDS encoding META domain-containing protein has product MKLFKQLSLLFISTALVACSLKTADSMTSKNMISKNRVLQNTAFSQIQKKWQLESIDGTPISAEISSTLAIDPQRQATGRLACNNFFGRLELKDNTLKIDQMGSTRMLCAGVMNEIEMIVSSVLNNRSEINFTNNRLSLTGQKHTLIYRADR; this is encoded by the coding sequence TTGAAATTGTTTAAGCAACTCTCGCTATTATTTATATCGACGGCACTTGTCGCCTGCAGTCTAAAAACAGCTGACAGCATGACATCTAAAAACATGATCTCGAAAAACAGGGTATTGCAAAATACAGCGTTCTCACAGATCCAAAAAAAATGGCAATTAGAAAGCATTGACGGCACCCCTATTAGTGCCGAGATAAGCTCAACCTTAGCGATTGATCCACAGAGGCAGGCAACGGGGAGACTTGCCTGCAATAACTTTTTTGGCAGATTGGAATTAAAAGATAATACGCTTAAGATTGATCAGATGGGCAGCACACGGATGCTTTGTGCCGGGGTAATGAACGAGATAGAAATGATCGTTTCCAGTGTGTTGAATAACCGCTCAGAAATTAACTTCACGAACAATAGATTATCTCTTACAGGTCAAAAACACACTCTTATCTATCGCGCTGACAGGTAG
- a CDS encoding RelA/SpoT family protein, with product MSIFQPLKDLTESYLSAEQCAFIERAYRFAYLAHEGVKRASGEPYITHPVAVAEILAGMHLDHEAIAAALLHDVLEDTDATYQELADAFNTSVAELVEGVTKLDKVNFRNHKEAQAENIRKMLIAMSKDFRVMLIKLADRVHNMRTLGSLRQDKRRRIAQETFEIFTPIADRLGLHNLKNELEHLAFKAQNRARYNVLKEAINKAQKNRKDFIQNICAEISDKLQTLPMEAKVIGRQKDLYSLYTKMRQKGCQFHDVMDVYAFRIIVKDLDSCYRALGQVHHLYQPKLGHFKDYIAIPKANSYQSIHTTLLTHHGVNIEIQIRTEDMDEVAKYGIAAHWGYKEGSNNQNMTAQLQTRNWFQGLSDQEDHTTNSVLMLENIKQELGKNEIHVLTPQGKIIVLPAQATPVDFAYALHTKIGHRCIGTKVDNEFALLSNKLESGQTIEIITSDEEHPCGDWLNFVATHKARLNIRQYLKQLPQEHTVPEGRRLLKQALGSTNLTDIPQENIDKLLADHRLNDFDSLLNEIGSGKLMSIIVARRLRGNAAELTESELKQQNRRSAIKGTEGMMVSYAKCCKPLPGDAVIAHTSPGRGLVVHAKHCHNVTGFEDELDKYIPVEWDMNVMNQFEYSSDLIIMMINHKAGLAQLFNLISKCNANVVEIQTTELPDHLYLINLTLVVINRIHLSKVMRQIKKLPSVKSVKRSNQKDRSKRQIN from the coding sequence ATGTCAATATTTCAACCACTTAAAGATCTTACTGAATCTTACCTTTCAGCGGAGCAATGTGCATTTATTGAACGAGCCTATCGCTTTGCTTATCTTGCACATGAAGGTGTTAAACGTGCCAGCGGCGAGCCTTACATTACTCATCCCGTTGCTGTCGCTGAAATTCTTGCAGGAATGCACCTTGATCATGAAGCAATAGCAGCTGCTTTACTGCATGATGTTCTGGAAGATACCGATGCAACCTATCAAGAACTCGCAGATGCATTTAATACTAGCGTAGCGGAACTCGTAGAAGGGGTAACCAAGTTAGATAAAGTAAACTTTAGAAACCACAAAGAAGCTCAAGCCGAAAATATTCGCAAAATGCTGATCGCAATGTCCAAAGATTTTCGCGTGATGTTGATTAAACTTGCGGATCGCGTCCATAACATGCGCACATTAGGTTCACTTCGACAAGATAAACGGCGCCGTATCGCCCAGGAAACATTTGAAATATTTACGCCTATCGCCGACCGATTGGGTCTTCATAATCTCAAAAATGAATTAGAGCATTTAGCTTTTAAGGCACAAAACAGAGCACGTTATAATGTCTTAAAAGAGGCAATTAATAAAGCACAGAAGAATCGTAAAGACTTTATCCAAAATATTTGTGCTGAGATTTCAGATAAACTGCAAACCCTGCCGATGGAAGCAAAAGTAATTGGCCGTCAAAAAGACCTCTACAGTTTGTATACCAAAATGCGTCAAAAAGGTTGCCAGTTTCATGATGTGATGGATGTCTATGCTTTTCGAATTATCGTCAAAGACCTTGATAGTTGTTATCGGGCTTTAGGCCAAGTACACCATCTTTATCAACCTAAATTAGGCCACTTTAAAGATTATATCGCGATCCCTAAAGCCAATAGTTATCAATCAATACATACTACCCTGCTCACTCATCATGGCGTAAATATTGAAATTCAAATTCGTACTGAAGATATGGATGAAGTGGCTAAATATGGTATAGCGGCACATTGGGGTTATAAAGAGGGCAGTAATAATCAGAATATGACTGCGCAGTTACAAACCCGCAACTGGTTCCAGGGCCTGTCTGATCAGGAAGATCATACAACTAATTCAGTTTTAATGTTAGAAAATATAAAACAAGAGTTGGGCAAAAATGAAATACATGTTTTGACTCCGCAGGGTAAGATCATTGTCTTGCCTGCACAGGCAACGCCCGTTGATTTTGCCTATGCACTGCACACCAAAATAGGTCACAGATGTATAGGTACAAAAGTGGATAACGAGTTTGCCCTGCTGAGTAATAAATTGGAAAGCGGCCAAACCATTGAGATCATCACATCGGATGAAGAACATCCCTGTGGCGATTGGTTAAATTTTGTTGCCACTCATAAAGCACGCCTCAATATTCGCCAGTACCTGAAACAACTGCCTCAGGAGCATACAGTGCCAGAGGGCAGACGTTTATTAAAACAGGCACTTGGTAGTACCAATTTAACCGATATTCCGCAAGAAAATATCGACAAACTTCTTGCCGATCATCGCCTGAATGATTTTGACAGCCTATTAAATGAAATAGGCAGCGGCAAATTGATGAGCATTATTGTTGCCCGCCGTTTACGTGGCAATGCCGCTGAATTAACGGAATCTGAGCTCAAACAACAGAACCGGAGAAGTGCTATCAAAGGCACAGAAGGAATGATGGTTTCCTATGCAAAATGCTGTAAACCCTTACCGGGTGATGCCGTTATTGCACATACCAGTCCAGGCAGAGGTTTAGTTGTTCATGCCAAGCATTGCCATAATGTCACTGGGTTTGAAGATGAACTGGATAAATATATTCCCGTTGAGTGGGACATGAATGTGATGAATCAGTTTGAATACTCTAGTGACCTGATTATTATGATGATTAACCATAAAGCAGGCCTTGCCCAGCTATTTAATCTAATTTCCAAATGTAATGCCAATGTTGTTGAGATACAAACAACGGAATTACCCGATCATCTCTATTTAATAAATTTAACACTAGTGGTTATTAACCGGATCCATTTATCCAAAGTAATGCGTCAAATTAAAAAACTACCCAGTGTTAAAAGTGTTAAACGCAGTAATCAAAAGGACAGATCAAAAAGGCAAATTAATTGA
- a CDS encoding TIM barrel protein yields MCIDICHTFIAGYDLRTRQACEETFTAFANIVGFEFLTAMHINDSKAALSGKVDRHASFRYWGNWLELF; encoded by the coding sequence GTGTGTATTGATATCTGTCACACATTTATAGCCGGTTATGATCTGCGTACCCGGCAAGCCTGTGAAGAAACTTTTACAGCCTTTGCGAATATCGTTGGTTTTGAGTTTCTAACTGCCATGCACATTAATGATAGCAAGGCAGCGCTCTCGGGCAAAGTAGATCGCCATGCTTCCTTTAGGTACTGGGGAAATTGGTTGGAGTTGTTTTAA
- a CDS encoding apurinic/apyrimidinic endonuclease family protein, producing the protein MLTKNQLRWQAKPLDTKTINKLKTAGLLYHFLPPQILPHALYLINMGHPQQPALEKSKNAFLDEIQRCEQLGITENYLGEIGN; encoded by the coding sequence TTGCTTACAAAAAATCAACTCCGCTGGCAAGCAAAACCACTCGATACAAAGACTATTAATAAGTTGAAAACAGCCGGTTTATTGTATCATTTTCTGCCACCGCAAATATTACCGCACGCTTTATATCTGATTAATATGGGTCATCCACAACAGCCCGCTTTAGAAAAGTCCAAAAATGCATTTTTAGATGAAATACAGCGCTGTGAGCAATTGGGCATTACAGAAAACTACCTCGGTGAAATTGGTAATTGA
- a CDS encoding DUF4124 domain-containing protein: MPSVIILLTFLFSCSVSADIYTWQDAGGVTHFSEKKPAQAFKTIASDFNHHKTYQQGVKISYDVEALTPQTASVENAGLNVQTDLIKESQQRQK; this comes from the coding sequence ATGCCCTCGGTGATAATTTTATTGACCTTTTTATTTTCTTGTTCTGTATCGGCGGATATTTACACTTGGCAAGATGCCGGAGGTGTGACCCATTTTTCCGAGAAAAAACCTGCCCAAGCCTTTAAAACAATTGCCAGTGATTTTAACCATCATAAAACCTATCAGCAGGGAGTTAAAATTTCTTATGATGTTGAAGCATTAACACCACAAACTGCCAGTGTGGAAAATGCCGGGTTAAACGTACAAACTGATTTGATTAAAGAGTCCCAACAACGACAAAAATGA
- a CDS encoding anhydro-N-acetylmuramic acid kinase, translated as MLSDPIIGNYYIGIMSGTSLDGIDVAIAQRTRHGFVQIAAAAPALDNKLRQQILTICQDKKVELQTLGEVDFQFACACAHVVNQLLEDSRLSAAQIEAIGSHGQTIFHSPNGAFPFTQQIGDANLIAAKTGITCVADFRRMDMAYGGQGAPLVPAFHQALFAKSGENRVILNIGGIANITILESDNKVLGYDTGPGNTLMDAWCEKVNGECYDKNGEFAFQGEVLPALLKLLLSEPYFSQSPPKSTGREKFNLQWLAKRLAQLDSGLNSNADIQRTLLELSAVTISEQIQLHSAACAVFVCGGGALNPLLMQRLQALMPDYWVSDTAALNIDPMFVEAIAFAWLAEQRLLENTIPLKAVTGARRDALLGCVYRP; from the coding sequence GTGTTATCTGATCCTATTATTGGCAACTATTATATCGGCATTATGTCCGGTACCAGTCTGGATGGGATTGATGTCGCTATTGCCCAGCGCACCCGGCATGGTTTTGTACAAATTGCCGCTGCAGCGCCCGCACTGGATAATAAGTTACGCCAACAAATTTTAACTATCTGCCAAGACAAAAAAGTTGAACTGCAAACACTGGGAGAAGTCGATTTTCAATTTGCCTGTGCTTGCGCACATGTGGTTAATCAACTGCTTGAGGACAGTCGACTTAGTGCTGCGCAGATCGAAGCGATTGGCAGCCACGGACAGACTATTTTTCACTCCCCAAACGGCGCTTTTCCTTTTACCCAGCAAATAGGAGACGCCAATTTAATTGCCGCTAAAACGGGCATTACCTGTGTTGCCGATTTCAGGCGCATGGATATGGCCTATGGCGGACAAGGTGCGCCTTTAGTGCCTGCTTTTCATCAGGCATTATTTGCCAAATCCGGGGAAAATAGAGTTATCCTTAATATTGGCGGTATTGCTAATATTACTATTCTTGAATCTGACAACAAAGTATTAGGTTATGATACCGGTCCGGGTAATACCTTAATGGACGCCTGGTGCGAGAAAGTAAATGGAGAGTGCTATGATAAAAATGGTGAATTTGCCTTCCAAGGTGAGGTTTTACCGGCCTTATTAAAGTTGTTACTTAGCGAGCCCTATTTCAGCCAATCTCCCCCCAAGAGCACCGGGCGGGAAAAATTTAACCTGCAGTGGTTAGCTAAAAGATTAGCACAGCTTGATAGCGGCTTAAACTCAAATGCGGATATTCAGCGTACTTTATTAGAGCTTAGTGCCGTCACCATTAGCGAACAGATACAATTACATAGTGCTGCATGCGCTGTATTTGTTTGTGGAGGAGGAGCACTAAACCCTCTATTAATGCAACGCTTACAAGCCTTAATGCCCGACTACTGGGTCAGTGATACAGCGGCTTTGAATATTGACCCGATGTTTGTAGAGGCAATCGCTTTTGCCTGGCTTGCTGAGCAACGTCTGTTAGAAAATACAATCCCGCTAAAAGCTGTAACAGGTGCCCGGCGGGATGCGCTATTGGGCTGTGTATACCGACCATAA
- the hemN gene encoding oxygen-independent coproporphyrinogen III oxidase, with the protein MDKFVWDQALIEKYNYSGPRYTSYPTALEFDEAFTYQESIAATEVYPERSLSLYIHIPFCHKICYFCGCNKIITRHQEKADIYLDYLEKEIKQQALHFKNRHVSQLHWGGGTPTFLLPAQITRLMTMLRENFSFNPNAELSIEVDPREIELSTIDHLANEGFNRLSLGVQDFNKEVQKAVNRDQDEDFIVALLKRAKEQGFQSTNLDMIYGLPLQTKQNFAHTLEKVVELDPARLSIFNYAHMPSIFPAQRKINEDDMPSPAEKLEILQYTIEFLTQAGYQFIGMDHFAKPTDELAIAQQKGVLHRNFQGYTTQEDADLLGMGVSAISQIGHSYSQNQKKLSTYYKQIEQSGHAQWRGVGLNEDDLIRREVIKKLICNFKLDVSEIEKQFNLNFKNYFSEDIKLLQCFIDDKLIEMTDDSITVLAKGRLLIRNICMCFDIYLRNKARQQQFSRVI; encoded by the coding sequence ATGGATAAGTTCGTTTGGGATCAAGCATTAATCGAAAAATATAATTACAGTGGACCAAGATACACCTCGTATCCTACTGCCTTAGAATTTGACGAAGCTTTTACTTACCAGGAGTCCATTGCGGCAACTGAAGTTTATCCCGAGCGATCGCTTTCTCTGTATATCCATATCCCCTTTTGTCATAAAATTTGTTACTTCTGTGGTTGTAATAAAATAATTACACGTCATCAGGAAAAAGCAGATATTTATCTCGATTATTTAGAAAAAGAAATCAAACAACAAGCCCTCCATTTTAAAAATCGTCATGTCAGTCAGTTACACTGGGGCGGGGGAACGCCAACCTTTTTATTACCCGCTCAAATCACCCGTTTAATGACCATGCTTCGTGAAAACTTCAGCTTTAACCCGAATGCGGAATTAAGTATTGAAGTCGATCCGCGCGAAATTGAATTAAGTACCATAGATCACCTTGCTAACGAAGGTTTTAACCGTCTCAGCCTTGGCGTACAAGACTTTAACAAAGAAGTCCAAAAGGCGGTCAATCGTGATCAGGACGAGGACTTTATTGTTGCGCTATTAAAGCGTGCTAAAGAGCAAGGTTTTCAATCAACAAATCTGGATATGATCTACGGTTTACCACTGCAGACAAAACAAAATTTTGCTCATACCTTAGAAAAAGTAGTCGAGCTTGATCCGGCGCGTTTATCTATTTTCAATTACGCTCACATGCCGAGTATTTTTCCGGCACAGCGAAAAATCAATGAAGATGATATGCCCAGCCCTGCTGAAAAGCTGGAAATTCTACAATATACCATTGAATTTTTAACTCAGGCGGGTTACCAGTTCATCGGGATGGATCATTTTGCAAAACCCACAGATGAACTTGCTATCGCGCAACAAAAAGGTGTTTTACATCGTAACTTTCAAGGCTACACCACCCAGGAAGATGCAGATCTTTTAGGAATGGGCGTGTCAGCGATTAGTCAAATTGGTCACAGTTATTCACAAAACCAGAAAAAACTTTCCACCTATTATAAACAAATTGAACAATCAGGCCATGCGCAATGGCGCGGTGTTGGTTTGAATGAGGATGATTTAATTCGTCGGGAAGTGATTAAAAAGCTGATTTGTAACTTTAAATTAGATGTTTCTGAGATAGAGAAACAGTTCAATTTAAACTTTAAAAATTATTTTTCTGAAGATATTAAATTATTACAATGTTTTATTGATGATAAGCTTATTGAAATGACGGATGACAGCATAACAGTCCTAGCCAAGGGACGGTTACTGATTCGTAATATCTGTATGTGTTTTGATATTTATTTACGCAACAAAGCACGTCAGCAGCAGTTTTCTCGTGTTATCTGA
- a CDS encoding DUF2489 domain-containing protein, whose protein sequence is MQLNVLLAIFLVVIIIGLAFYVVILLYKIKVQKANKLAMVAEQKKQQTIGQQQRNDTICESIRVIALATAQKQCNVSEAAIRLTVLLEALLLEQPIDLINSYPALSEMFDKVKDMPTHDERKKVPVKELKALDKKREKLESELEQQIMTEAQQLANFSV, encoded by the coding sequence ATGCAATTAAATGTTTTATTAGCAATATTTTTGGTTGTGATCATTATTGGCTTAGCTTTTTACGTAGTCATTTTGCTTTACAAAATCAAAGTGCAAAAGGCCAATAAGCTGGCAATGGTCGCTGAGCAAAAAAAGCAACAAACCATCGGGCAACAACAACGAAATGATACAATTTGTGAGAGTATCCGTGTTATCGCACTCGCTACCGCGCAAAAACAGTGTAATGTTTCTGAAGCAGCAATCCGTTTAACAGTCCTGTTGGAAGCTTTATTGCTTGAGCAACCCATTGACCTTATTAATAGCTATCCCGCTTTGTCTGAAATGTTTGATAAAGTAAAAGACATGCCAACCCATGACGAGCGTAAAAAAGTGCCGGTTAAAGAGCTCAAAGCATTGGATAAAAAACGTGAAAAATTGGAATCTGAACTTGAACAACAAATAATGACAGAAGCACAACAACTCGCCAATTTTTCAGTATAA
- the yihI gene encoding Der GTPase-activating protein YihI has translation MSRTKKTRTAGNSDAKFDGQRKESSAQSQVSRENKRQSKLKGNKAGARNAIESKQQQNTKKGINDHRIGSQKAVPLTVAKEVPADIAKVAPQPKTKVVKIPAEVKPSPEAKQAPEQEIVEIENDQRLNELLEQLDNGEKISKTDQSWIDKQMLRHQQLMKELGWLDDEGEEDLLQQFEDAGSALNEFK, from the coding sequence ATGTCACGTACTAAAAAAACCCGCACCGCAGGCAATTCAGACGCAAAATTTGATGGTCAACGAAAAGAATCCTCTGCACAATCGCAGGTATCTCGTGAAAATAAACGTCAGTCTAAATTAAAAGGTAATAAAGCCGGCGCCCGTAATGCGATAGAGTCAAAACAACAACAAAATACCAAAAAAGGGATAAATGATCACCGTATCGGCAGCCAAAAAGCGGTACCTTTAACTGTGGCTAAAGAAGTACCTGCTGATATTGCTAAAGTGGCTCCTCAGCCAAAAACCAAAGTGGTAAAAATCCCGGCTGAAGTAAAACCATCACCTGAAGCAAAACAAGCGCCTGAACAGGAGATCGTTGAAATTGAGAATGATCAACGCCTGAATGAACTGCTTGAACAACTTGATAATGGTGAAAAGATTTCGAAAACGGATCAATCCTGGATTGATAAACAGATGCTGCGTCATCAACAGTTGATGAAAGAGCTGGGTTGGTTAGACGATGAAGGTGAAGAAGATCTTCTTCAACAATTTGAAGATGCAGGCTCTGCATTAAATGAATTTAAATAA